In Carassius carassius chromosome 2, fCarCar2.1, whole genome shotgun sequence, the DNA window TATAAAAACAATGACTCTAAAGAGCTCTCCAAAACCTTCTAATGCAGAAGCATTTTATTGTCTGTTCAATCtgtaaaagtataatttttaatatcttaggtgttttacatttaaaatacaaaccATATTGTTTGCTTCCAGGCTTTACTTCGAGACTTGGAACTTCAGACTGAGACGTTCATTGACTCCAGTAAGGTGGCACCACACAACGAGTGCTCTGAGGGTGACCACGTTTCTGTGGTTTCCTCCTCTGACTTCACACTCATGGACAGCCAGTCATCTCACTACAGCACCCAAAGCCTGGGCAAAGGCTATTACACAAGCCCCACCGTGTACAATCCAGTCTGCACTGAGGAATCTGTGGGATCTGAAGAGCTGAGCACAGATGTCCAACACGACGAGTGTCATCGGTCATCATCACATCCGATTCTAGAGGCAGAGCTGGCATGTCCACAGCAGAATCAGTGTGAGGAGACTCCAAAACATCCCTCTGAGCTCAGTGCGAGTGAAACATATTCAACAGGGCGAGATGTCAGATGAACACCCAGAGCAGTCTGAAGATGTCATATGGGGAAAACTGAGACCAGTAGAAGACATCCAAGCTGATTGAAAATCCTGAtggtttttttccccctaaattTCAGTTGAAGGCAACGTTTTTTAGACTCGAAATATGGATTTGCTTTGGGTATAATTTTAATACCCGCTTTTTTGGTGCTGTTGATTTGTGATAGTGTGGTTCTGCCCTTTCGCCCATTAATTATTGTCATTGCTAAAGTTGCAATGAATGGAAATAAGAACAGATCTTTTTTCTGTATTGTGATGTATATCCGAGTGTAAATGCTTATTGAAGAGTAAAGTCGAGGACTTGTTTATCACTAGTTGTTTTCGTTTTCACCTGAAGCTcccattaaagacattttaaatcaaaataatttttattttaaagaaggaAAGCACATATGTATGAATCATTCACAAGAAGACCTATAACATGCCTTTAGAAAATAGAAAGGGTGATTTAAATTTTcttatgttaaatattatatatccTCCATTTTAGTCTGGGTGGTTTGAGTCAGGTAAGATTGAGTTCAGTGTTTATTCCTTTTACTATAAGGGACCACTGTGTCACATGTGCACATCAGTGGTCAAATGTTGCTGACCTGAATCTAGCAGTTATTGCCCTTTGAGGTTTGTTTGGGATCCCTCCTACAGTTCAGTGACTCAGAGCACTAGAAATCCTTATGCTGTCCCTATGAGGAGCAGGGTTGTTTTTGGGGTAGCTGTGAGTATAAGGTATGCTTTCTGTATGGCTtgattcattattttaaaaaaaaattttggacCCATATTTGTTTACTTCTTACTTCATTTTCTGTGGACTGTGTCTCCGTTAACCACGCTAAAGTACCCAATTTCTGGAACAGTTATGGAAAAGCTCCCAGGAAACGAGTGAGACTCTAGGTTCTGGAAAAGTGTATTGTAGCAGGCACGTTTATGCATGCTTCTTATTTCCTCCTTTGTGAGAAAGTGTATGTGGACTCAACTTAAAATCTGTGAGGTCTAATTGGTTGTTGAATTTTGCTATTGTAATACTGCTATTCCACTCCACAGATGAATCGAGTTTTAAATGTCAAGTTTCTTGTTGACCAAATGTAGCAGAATGGAAAGAAGTATGCATGGGTTCAAGCTATAATAAACCACAGCCCACAAGCATGAAAAACAACATGCATACACATATACCATAggcccccaaaaaataaaaataaatgcaagctaAACCTGTACTGAAATGTCTTACCAAATATCATACATATTCTTCATCACTATATCTATATTTTTGGTGTCTTTCTTTATAACTGCAAGTATTAATTAATTGAATGATTTTTGgattttaaaagacaaaacttGCATTAGAGTTGCTCAGTGGAGTGATGGGTGCAAGATTTAATCCATAGAACCTGAAGAGTCCAAGAAAAGTATAATAAATGCTGAACTTCAAataactatactctcattctaaACCATTGGCAGATTTCTATACATAAGCTGTGCCTTAGAGAACACTTCTCATAGGGTATAGTGACTCAATAACTGGGTCACACGGAAACGTGCACGTTCTCATCCAGAGAAACCTTTAAAATCACCATATGTAGCAGAAGTATCAGAATGTATCATTGTCATAGAAGAACTCACCTAAACAAATAATTGAGCCTAGTCAAGGGTTTCATTTACGTATTTATCACTTTACGTAACTATCATTGTAAAACATACCAAAACACCAAACTGAATTCTACTAACACAGACTATAAATGTTTTACATGAGTGTTTGAAGTTTAAAGTGAATATAATGAAAATTGAATACTTAACAGTAAACACAAATGCTAAAGTTAGAATCTTTATTTGgctgtctttttttttacatgtacagttaatttaattacaatttttttatatacaaagaTATTGAGCCCAGTCAAGACCTTGTGCATGAATGGTGGAAACATGATGTCCCTAGTGTGGACTTGGCACGTGTCCATTTCTCTTCTCTGTCATTCATTTGTTGCTGCAGTCCATCTATCTGTTGCTCACGGATAATGTGAGCATCAGCCTCCATGACATCACCTCATCTGCGCCAATACTGTCGATTTCAAACATGACAAATTTGTAAAAGAAGACAATATATGCTCTGTATATGCTCTGCCATGTTGGGTTTGTTGTACTGGTaaataaaaatctggaatctgtaaTACACTACACTACTTAGAAAATCTGACCAGAAAAGTGTGCCTCATTGATAGGTGACaaatgaaatatgtatttttaaatcagCTCAAAATATCCTGTGACTCAATGGAACCGAAAAAAAACACAGTCTGTCCATCACATGCAATTcaattttatgtgaaatatgtgAACTCTGAATGAACAAAATCTGAAGACTGATTCTCAATTACAGCAACCAGCATCAAGACTGCAAACTGAGACAAAAATCTGCAAAAGTTGTGTAGTGTAATCCAGAATTTAGCAGCACTGGCCAAAAACCCCTCCACTGCTgccaaccataaaaaaaaaatgcaaacaccaACAAagcttatttttattaacatccTGATATTTATCATTAGAGACAACAGGCTTTGCCATTTTCCATACTGATTTTTCAAAAAGGGCAAAAAAGTGTTGtgttaaaatattagaaaatacacACACCTGTGCAAATTTGTGTATCTGTTCAACCACTGCAGCAAACAGAGCACCTACGCTCTCATCGATCAGACTCTGCATATAATGTACCGCCTCTTCATCTGAGAGGTCCAATCGAAACTTGTCCTGAACCTGCAGTGGGCGGGCAAAGAATGATCAGGTTATTTTACTGCCCAGCTGATTTTACCTCTGAAGATTTGGAGGCAAAATGTGAGGACCGCACATactttttttacagttttgtcAGGCTCCAGCGCAATGTCTGGAATATTTGCATCCACCATCAGAGAGAACAGATTCAGAATGAGATTTGAGTATCTGCAtatgggagagaaaaaaaagttgtatttctGTGATTTAGTCTAATGATATATACATAAATGAAGTACACTATTATCAAAAATCATGGGGTCAATAggacattttattgtttttgggaaaaaaaagtcTGTTATGCTTACAGaagatgtatttatttgaatAGAAATACAGttaagagtaatattgtgaaataatattacaacttaaattatgatctattttaaaatattttaaaatgtaacttattcataagatggcaaagctgaattttcagcagccattactcctgtATTATGTGTGACATAAACCTTCATTTCAGTTCTTCAACTGAATTCTTCAAGTTCAACTTTTGAATGTTGGTGCAGGTCTTCCATTTGTAACTCACCTGCGCAGGTGCAGGAAGGCAGTGTAGCACTGTTTCCTGAACTCCTGGTATTGTTCACTCTGCATGCCCCCCATCCCCTCCACCATCTCCTTGCTCAGTTTCATGGGGGGTGGAAGGGGTTTAGGGTCCCGACCCAAAATATATCCAAAATCAATATGGAACAGCTTCCCTGCAAGCCAGAGAGACAAATCAGCATatccaatcattttttttttcagtgattagAAGTCATTCAAAATAGTGGTGCACTTATGAACTGTACCAGTCTTTGTGAGAAGCAAGTTGTCTAGATGTCTGTCTCCAACCCCTAGGATGTATGTGATGACACAATAGCCCGCTGAAAAGTATACATTCATTTAGTACAAGAAAATGAAGATTTTTAAAGTACTGAATAAATAATAAGCTAAATAAAGTATTAATGGATTCACAAACTGAAGCTCACCGCAGCTTTTAACATATGTGTCCATGACTTCAGAGCTGATGCCGTATGGTCCCTTATCATTCGGAGCGTGCTTCCGGAAGAAACTCTACATGGAGACAGATTAACCAAGAGAAATACAAAGAcatgagactttttttttcaaacaaacatAGATAAATAAACAAGTTGGCATGTGCCATACCTAATTGTGCTATTAATTAgaattacattatataaaattgtaaataaaaatgtatataaataaggtTTATTGGGCAGTCATTATGATTATGCAATACAGGGTGTCCGATTTTGCTTAGTTCCAATCTGTGCTAACACTCCTGCTAAGAAGTATCTAGTTATCCTGAAAACCTTGAGGAGTGTCTAATTAAAGTTGGAACTAAACTTCGCAGGAAGGTGGCTTTCCAGAAGCAGGATTGGACAACTCTTGAAGTATTGTGTTACCTGAATGTTGCCTTCAGTTGCCAAAACCTCAGCCACAGGTACTGACTGCACAAACTGCATAAAACCTGCAGACAAATCATACGCATCCAGTGTGAAATGACCTCCCACATGTGACTTGACTGGCTCATGGGTTCGTTCTGCACACAAGAGATGAAGCAGTACTGACCATGTTTGGTGCTGGTAGCCAGAACTTTGTATGGAGTCAACTTCAGGTCCAAATTCTCTTTCCTCAGCAACTGTTAAAGACAGGCAGAAAGTATTGATAACAAATgactaaaaaatctaaatactagtGTTATCTTTATATAAAACCAACATACATCAATGAAGAAATTTGGACTTCTGTgtggcattaatgaacactgatTAAACTTTTGGTACTGTGTGATGAGATGTAATGACTTCAGACCTTGTCCATGAGTGAAATAATCTGCAGGATGAGCTGGTCCTGTCTCAGGTCAtctccatgtttaaaaatgacaGGATATTGCTCCCCATCCTCTGTCTTAAAGATGAGCTTTGCTGGCATCAGAGCACTCTGGAAGAGACGAAAAGACATAAGTCAGGGGTGGACGGATGCATGTGTGACACAATGCAATTGATATGTAtgatgcacaaaaccttaaagaGTGTTGCAGTCTCAGGTATGATGCCTTTGATGCGGATCTGCGGCTCCAGAGGAAGAGGGATGGGCTCGATCTCGGACAGATTCACCTTCTCATTATCAGCCAACAAGCTCTGTAATCGCTCCGTCTGTCAGAGATAGAAAGAAATGATACAACTAACTTTACAACTTTACAAAACACGGATCAACTGATTCCATCTAAAGCAGCTATTAAAACTGACCCGGTGTTACATACTGTACCTTTTTCTTGCGGTTTCCGCTCTCTCTCTGAACGGCCTTCATGAGCTGCACCAATCTGTCCACAAACGTCTGCTGGGCGGCCAGAAGGGAGCGcatcactctcacacacttatcACCCTGGAAACAGACATTATAAACATCATTTGTTATTTATCTTTTATGTAAACACTTttcttttgtttacatttatcaACCAATATTTATATTAAGCAGCATTAAATGATTACAAAATCCGTGGAGAAGCCATGGTTAACAGTggatttataacagctaaggggcttTGTTGGGCATGACGCAAAACTTTAAACCATGGCTTcgtggggcttattgcttttataaaatggttattcccTATaagtaagtgaagtgaagtgacattcagccaagtatggtgacccatactcagaatttgtgctctgcatttaacccatccgaaatgcacacacacagagcagtgaacacacacacacactgtgagcacacacccggagcagtgggcagccatttatgttgcggcgcccggggagcagttgggggttcgatgccttgctcaagggcacctaagtcatggtattgaaggtggagaaagaactgtacatgcactctccccacccacaattcctgccggcccgggactcaaactcacaacctttcgattgggagtccgactctctaaccattaggccacgacttccctctctaggccacgacttcccttagtaaagtttcacagaataaaactgagcaaataaagtgtaactatataaataaaaacagtatccttcaaccaaacaatgtagttcctcagaaacagttgtggttccaacaaagtggttgtcgagcaacacacagaagtaaacaaagttGTGTTTGTAGGGTAATTTACCACAACTTTGAAcgcggctcaaccaatcagaatcaagtctGGAACTATCCGTTTTATAGTCATTTTTTTGTAGCAGTTCTGAAAGAACCATTTTAACacgttcttttaaactttttgctcatcgaagaataaaaaaaaagataacattactccaatcttcagtttcacctgatccttcagaaatcattctctggagctattttcaacattgatattaatgatgaaaatgtaaataacattttaaaacagaaaacatggttacactttattttaaggtgtccttgttacactgtAATTATacatactgagtaatattaattaactacatgtacttattatAAAGGGTTAGGATTTGGTTTTGGCTTAGGGTCACTTGCATGTAATTAATAacggacaccttaaaataaagtgttaacgaaaacatttattatattgtaataatttaaaatattacggaatttttgatcaaataaatgcagtaatgGTAAGAAAAATGTACTTTTCTAAGAATCATTTTTCAGTAGTTTGTTATAATCCACATGGGTTGTGAATGTACCTTGAGCAGAGCCTGACTGAACCTCCGCATTACATTGATGTACATGTCATGGGTTTTGGGGTCTCTCTGCTGTGTGTCCTGATCCTCACACTCCACAATTACATACCtgcggtagaaaaaaaaaatatatttttttctgtcactTACAAATCTTTAATATGGGGTGGCAGCACTGGCATACTGTTGTAGACATCATAAGAACAGAACTTCTAAAAATCTCGATTCATTACTCACCAGTATAAATAGTTTGCCAGTGTAGAGTTTTTGCAGGCACGTGATATAAGGAAGGTGCAAAGATCTTGCTGTGGAACACAGGTCATATGCACTGTTACATAATCTTCACATCCACTacccatcaaaaaaaaaactttttacactTACCTCCAGATTCTCACCATCTGTTCCCTCTTTGCCTTTCTGCGTGCTGGGCATCACAGTGATGGTCGGTGCTATCTGGGAACTGAAAAATAAATCACTGTAACCctcactgttttttgtttttacattttacatttattagaatTACAGCTGTACATACGATCCAACTATCTTACATTCAGATTTTGAAAGTTATTGGAATCCTGGGCAAAGTAATGTAGAAATGCTTTTGGGAAAAATCAGTGCATGTTCTGTGAGGTTAATGCTGACCTGTCCAGATCTCCTATTGTTGAGCTTTCTGGCAGAACCCCTTGACTGTCTCTCTTACTGGCAGGCTCTAAACCACCCTGAATGTCATTGAAGTTCTCATATTTCAATGCCTGCACCAGCTGAAGCAAGTACATTAGCAGATCCTACAAGTATGAAAAgaattacatgtatttacacagGAATCAGGTTCCTCTAATGCATTAATCTTTCAGTTGCTCCGAAAGATTTCCATTGGTAATGATATGTGTAATTAAGTATTGTTAATACTGCTTATAAATGAATAACATAATTCGATGAACAAAGATTTGACACAAATTTAATGTATCTAAACAACTGACAATCTGACTAACATGCACTGACTTTACCTCATCATCAGCCTGCTGCAGCCTCGCGACGGCGTAGCGTCTGACTGTGGGGTTGGTGAACTGAGAGGACAGCAGCTCCAGGGAGTCCTCCACATCCATCGGCCGCCACTTCCCTAGTAGCTCCAGGGCCTGTTTGGCCTCCTGGGGCAGATCCCAGTTCACACACTTCAGGAACTTAGTCAAAGCCTAAAAAAACACCCACAATGAGATCTTGAGATGACATCACAGACTACAACTGATACCTGCCTGTTACCAATGGGGCAACACTGGTAACTACTACAATGagaatattgcattttaaaatccagTAAAAAGAATGATATTGTGgactattattacaattgaaaatatttgaaaatgttatttattcttgtgatagcgaagctgaattttcagcagccattactccagtcttctttgtcacatgatcctcctaTAATCCTAATGcagtgatttggtgctcaaaatcatttaaaaattaaaaattaaattaaattaaatttatcagacgtttttatccaaagcgacttacagtgcattcaggctatcaatttttacctatcatgtgttcccggggaattgaacccccaaccttgtgcttgatagtgcaatgctctaccaactgagctacaggaacacatttctcattattagcaaatttgaaaatagttgtgctgcttaagatTTTAGTGGAAATCATAATGTGATTTTGACATGAAACcataaaacagaaatcttttctatcattcaaaatgtttttacttttacttctttTCAATTTTAGGTGCCCTtattataacttctgaatggttttcaGTGTGCTCATTCACCTTTTCTTGTGTGGTGAGGTAGTATCTAAACTTCCACACAAGGTCCTGTTCCTCAGAGCTCAGCTGTTTAGTGGGTGGGTAGCTCACTATGATCTATAAcagataaatacatatatataaatatctatgTATTTTTAAGACATCAGTAGAGATTTCTTGTATACTTCTTTTTCTCTTTATCACTAACATTGAGTTGATCACGCGTGGCTGCATTAGGTTTGAGATCATGGTCAGATGGTCCACTGCGCAAACTACGAGCCAGTTTATGATGCTTACTCTCCACAAGGTTCTCCTGCAACAGAAATTATTCTTTTCATTATCTAGTGCCAACATTTCCTCCACCATTTCAGCATAAGACAGACATAAACAGCTGATTCGCAAACCCATAAACCCAGAATAACTGACTTTTTAGCTTTGTTTTCCACTCACCATGCACATCTGAGGGTCGGGGACTTTCACAATATCTGAACTGGTCGGCGAAGGGGAGGATTCATCTGCATcctgtaaagagagagagaggcataAAACCACTGAAATGTAACAAACCATTAAGTACTAGATAAAGTAGGTGAACTATTACATGAAACATTTTAACTAGTGCACTACACTGCTTTGCAATTTAGTTTGTTTAATCACTAAAATAAAGTCAACAAATGGCATCTACAACCTATTTCACTTCTGTAACAAAACAAGAcattaaagaagaagaaaaaaaaatgtaatttgggGCTCGTTTTTACCCATCTGAAATGGATTGGACTGTGAAAGCAGTCATTCCCGAGTCCCGACTGCTCATTTTCAGTTAATAGTGGGGGGCAGCTTTTTTCTAGCTAAATGTTATTACATATTGCATTAACCAGCATTACATTGCTCTGTTAAAAATGTGCAAGATTTCTGAAAAGCTGCTTTCTCTACAACAGTATCATAATACAATACCTAGCCAGTTAACATTTACATCACAGTTGAGTCAACTAAACAGTAGTTACCGGTATTTAGAAGCAAAGTAAGGCTAACATATTTAGATGAATCATGCATtaacagtgaaagtaaacagaGTTATTCTGATTCATCAGTGACTTAACAGCAAAAACTAGAGAAAACTGTTATATATACCTTTTCGTAATAAACAATGCTGTATTCTCGTTCACCACTTTTGACACGAGGGAATTCCACCATGAGGTACATGAAATTAGAGCTACGTTTCTCACTCTGTAGATAAAAAAACAAGCTTTACAAATAATTTGGGCTTAACACAGATGTAGCAAAAATTACAGTGGCTTCATATCGTGACACTTTTTACCCCAAAACCACTCACCTCATTGATCATTTCAATCTCTCTGAAGGTCAAGCGATCCAGCCAGTCTACTTTAACCATGTGACCCTGACGATGAGCTTTTGTTAGCTGAGAGACACAGAGgcaaagaaagagagaagaaaactTAGAGAAAACACATGTCTGCGAGATCAGTAACTCAAGACACAACTAAGTTGTGTGCACAATCCTTTAGCCAATCATATGACTGTGGCGTGTCAGCCAGCATAAGCACACAAAAATGCTCCTTAGCCAAAAAACATTCATGGGGTGCCAGTCCAGAGTAAGTAGCACACCAAGATGACTCAGCCCTTTCTAAACAAACAGTTAGTAATAGTTAGTACAATAACACATCTCATCTAAAGGACTGCAAGAGTCTGAGAGGACGTTATTTAACCAGTCATACACGTTTTAGTAGCTTAACACCATGTCCATGACATTCATGATTATTTCAATGGATGTTCCCTTTCCAAAACAAGTTATGCTTTATCTATGGCATCCACAACAAATCATTCTGACTTGAATTATCCAgcacaaaaatcttttttttttttagtctgtaCATTTTTCTAAATCCTCCTTTTG includes these proteins:
- the LOC132103781 gene encoding phosphatidylinositol 3-kinase catalytic subunit type 3-like, whose translation is MDTDKFNYVYSCDLDINVQLKIGSLEGKREQKSYKALLEDPMLRFSGLYQESCSDLYVTCQVFAEGKPLALPVRTSYKAFSTRWNWNEWLRLPVKYPDLPQSAQVTLTVWDVYGPGRATPVGGTTVTLFGKYGMFRQGMHDLKVWPGVEGDGSEPTSTPGRTCSTLAEDQMGRLAKLTKAHRQGHMVKVDWLDRLTFREIEMINESEKRSSNFMYLMVEFPRVKSGEREYSIVYYEKDADESSPSPTSSDIVKVPDPQMCMENLVESKHHKLARSLRSGPSDHDLKPNAATRDQLNIIVSYPPTKQLSSEEQDLVWKFRYYLTTQEKALTKFLKCVNWDLPQEAKQALELLGKWRPMDVEDSLELLSSQFTNPTVRRYAVARLQQADDEDLLMYLLQLVQALKYENFNDIQGGLEPASKRDSQGVLPESSTIGDLDSSQIAPTITVMPSTQKGKEGTDGENLEQDLCTFLISRACKNSTLANYLYWYVIVECEDQDTQQRDPKTHDMYINVMRRFSQALLKGDKCVRVMRSLLAAQQTFVDRLVQLMKAVQRESGNRKKKTERLQSLLADNEKVNLSEIEPIPLPLEPQIRIKGIIPETATLFKSALMPAKLIFKTEDGEQYPVIFKHGDDLRQDQLILQIISLMDKLLRKENLDLKLTPYKVLATSTKHGFMQFVQSVPVAEVLATEGNIQSFFRKHAPNDKGPYGISSEVMDTYVKSCAGYCVITYILGVGDRHLDNLLLTKTGKLFHIDFGYILGRDPKPLPPPMKLSKEMVEGMGGMQSEQYQEFRKQCYTAFLHLRRYSNLILNLFSLMVDANIPDIALEPDKTVKKVQDKFRLDLSDEEAVHYMQSLIDESVGALFAAVVEQIHKFAQYWRR